The DNA sequence ATCCTACCATCCATACATTGGAAGGCTGGTACAACCACCACTCAGGAAAACATACATTTGGGCAGACAAGTGACATTCACTGCTATATATAGGTCCAGTCATTTTCTAGCCCCAGCAGGGGACATTTATTTAAACCCTTCCATAGACAAGCCTCTTGCTCAAATGAGTATTCCGCGAACTAAGGAAGGAAAGATACCACTTCTAGGAATGTCCGACAGGTATTCCACCAATCATGTCCTTTCAAATGTTGGAATGGGATGCTCATTTAGGCAAGATGCTTTGCATGGGAGGCTAGTTGACATCCAAAATGTTGAATCAAAGGCTTCATCAAAGAGGTAAGAGTACAAGTCTTAGCTGTTTCAGTACTAGTCATATATTGTGCTGCTTGATGTAGACATGACTAAAGAATCACAATGAAAAGTCATATATACAAAAATGTATCTCcattttattcttataatataaacttatataatGCACTAGTAAAGGATCATGAAAAAGAGATatctttataataaatttcataaaagatttCTAAATTGAAACCACACTTCATATTGGAACCCAAAAGTTACAAAGCATAGATTATGGATTGATCCTCTGTGAAGTCCAGCACTTTTCTCCATTCACACTCAGTCCAGatgtaaattttattctctGGTTGCTCTTCAGATTCAAGTAATCAACCTGCACATAATTTGAATTTCAGCAAATTAAGaagcagaaaaaagaaaattattaaatgaatacAAGAGTATAGAAGCTAGGAAACCTGATCTGGATCTAAAACCAGCAGACAGAATGCACCAACTGGACCTGTAGAATGATCCAAGAATTCCTGGTCTGGCAGTTCGCTTAGACAGGGAAGATCAGGACTAGGCCCCAAATACTGCAGTCTTGATTTCAGAGAACTGGCGTACCAAGATTTTTCTCTTTGCTGTATGAGTTCAATTT is a window from the Juglans regia cultivar Chandler chromosome 7, Walnut 2.0, whole genome shotgun sequence genome containing:
- the LOC108989284 gene encoding pyridoxine/pyridoxamine 5'-phosphate oxidase 2 isoform X2, yielding MEAVTGPWKQLLLNALESNSHLRHSSFFQLATVGLNGRPSNRTVVFRGLEENTDKIQIHTDYRTHKIEELRHCPYAEQREKSWYASSLKSRLQYLGPSPDLPCLSELPDQEFLDHSTGPVGAFCLLVLDPDQVDYLNLKSNQRIKFTSGLSVNGEKCWTSQRINP